In a genomic window of Muntiacus reevesi chromosome 1, mMunRee1.1, whole genome shotgun sequence:
- the LOC136156020 gene encoding T-cell-specific guanine nucleotide triphosphate-binding protein 2-like — MDPLLLHPMEKNDMKQQASKFRSWYKTLVGRLGGILSQVSLERIVKGIEKGQLKEATDEIERSLQRSKNATLNVAVIGQSGSGKSSFINVLRGIGHEETGSASVGVVPTTTKKTPYPHPKCPHVTFWDLPGTGTPKSLSNPYQELVGDDKYDFFIIISSSRFSSNDALLAQEIQENGKKFYFVRTKVDSDLYNEKKSKPRSFKKETVLQQIRDNCLINLSRIVSEPTVFLVSNFEPKKFDFLKLQETVLQELPDEKRYTSVLLLPNLSESFIEMKRDIIKEKVWLQAFKAAILAFFPIMPLCCVFNLSEQEECLKLYQGHFGLDEDSVSQIAQELGTSEQEITSLMKSTDFNSLVEDDSTIANVKKFAEIIFSITGLPQSSVFQFYKVYFLHLKFIDTVAEDAKRVLAKIEEMK; from the coding sequence ACTGGGGGGGATCCTCTCTCAGGTAAGCCTTGAACGTATTGTAAAAGGCATTGAGAAGGGGCAACTGAAAGAGGCGACTGACGAGATTGAGAGATCACTTCAGAGATCCAAGAATGCTACCCTGAATGTGGCTGTGATTGGGCAATCTGGTTCTGGTAAGTCCAGTTTCATCAACGTCTTGCGAGGAATTGGTCATGAAGAGACTGGATCTGCTTCTGTTGGAGTTGTGCCAACCACCACAAAGAAAACTCCCTATCCACATCCAAAGTGTCCCCACGTGACCTTCTGGGACCTGCCTGGAACTGGGACCCCCAAATCCCTTTCAAACCCTTATCAAGAATTAGTGGGAGATGATAAATATGactttttcatcattatttcttCCTCACGATTTAGCTCAAATGATGCTTTGCTGGCCCAAGAAATTCAGGAGAACGGAAAAAAATTCTACTTTGTGAGAACCAAGGTGGATAGTGATttatataatgaaaagaaaagcaaacccaGATCTTTCAAAAAGGAGACAGTCCTTCAGCAAATCCGAGACAACTGCCTGATCAATCTCAGCAGAATTGTATCTGAACCGACTGTCTTCCTGGTGTCCAACTTTGAGCCGAAGAAGTTTGATTTCCTAAAACTGCAAGAGACGGTGCTGCAGGAGCTCCCTGATGAAAAGCGCTACACCTCTGTCCTCTTGTTGCCAAATCTATCTGAGTCTTTCATCGAGATGAAAAGAGATATAATCAAGGAGAAGGTCTGGCTGCAAGCCTTCAAGGCAGCCATTTTGGCCTTCTTCCCCATTATGCCTCTCTGCTGTGTCTTTAACTTGTCTGAACAGGAAGAGTGCTTGAAACTTTATCAAGGCCATTTTGGTTTGGATGAGGACTCGGTCAGTCAGATTGCCCAGGAGCTGGGCACATCTGAGCAAGAGATCACCAGCCTCATGAAATCCACAGATTTCAACTCACTTGTGGAGGATGACAGTACAATAGCCAATGTCAAGAAGTTTGCTGAAATCATTTTCTCAATTACTGGGCTCCCCCAGTCTTCTGTTTTCCAATTTTACAAAGTCTACTTTCTACATTTGAAATTCATTGATACAGTGGCGGAAGATGCTAAAAGAGTCTTGGCTAAGATTGAGGAGATGAAGTAG